The following are encoded in a window of Rhizobium sp. 11515TR genomic DNA:
- a CDS encoding superoxide dismutase family protein, translated as MKRMTIVAILALAATAPAAAQTQSQNTATADFVGLDGKQAGRATLTEGKKGVLIEMEVSGMPANRWVAFHIHENSRCDHAHGFESAGGHFNPTKAEHGFLAANGPHAGDMPNQYVDQDGKLRAQVFNGMVSLNGKNGIRGRTLMIHADSDDYRSQPVGGAGKRLACAVIQ; from the coding sequence ATGAAGCGGATGACGATCGTTGCAATTCTTGCCCTTGCCGCAACCGCGCCCGCGGCAGCGCAAACCCAAAGTCAAAACACCGCCACTGCTGATTTCGTCGGTCTCGACGGTAAACAAGCCGGCCGGGCGACCTTGACCGAGGGCAAAAAGGGCGTGCTGATCGAGATGGAAGTGTCAGGCATGCCGGCCAATCGCTGGGTCGCCTTCCATATCCATGAAAATAGCCGTTGCGACCATGCACACGGCTTCGAGTCCGCCGGTGGTCATTTCAATCCCACCAAGGCCGAACACGGCTTTCTGGCCGCCAACGGTCCGCATGCCGGCGATATGCCCAACCAGTATGTCGATCAGGATGGCAAGCTGCGTGCCCAGGTCTTCAATGGCATGGTATCGCTGAACGGCAAGAACGGCATCCGCGGCCGCACGCTGATGATCCATGCCGACTCGGATGATTATCGCAGTCAGCCCGTCGGCGGCGCCGGCAAGCGCCTGGCATGTGCCGTCATCCAATGA
- a CDS encoding EF-hand domain-containing protein encodes MSGVSSIGSSMTAASYSPLDKNQDGVVDAQELEEAAQSGLLSASILNDEDSNGSSDPSATDVFSGNLASMLLQMQQNSQLSGSTSAAGSSGESPMDQLFASLDIDKDGKVSQDEFVAGRPKDMSESDAENLFMSLDMQNAGSLTKDQLAEGLDALKSSDASAADMLSLEPDTSDTSPTDAATLAKDQALDVLLNDMQDPPSLYQNTYGQYDPDQTDVVAA; translated from the coding sequence ATGAGCGGGGTTTCTTCAATTGGAAGCAGCATGACGGCTGCCTCGTACAGTCCCCTGGATAAGAATCAGGACGGCGTCGTGGATGCGCAGGAGCTGGAGGAGGCGGCGCAGTCCGGTCTTCTGTCGGCGAGCATTCTCAACGATGAGGACAGTAACGGCAGCAGTGATCCCAGCGCGACGGATGTCTTTTCCGGCAATCTGGCCTCGATGCTGTTACAGATGCAGCAGAACAGCCAGTTAAGCGGTTCCACGTCGGCCGCTGGCTCTTCCGGTGAATCGCCCATGGACCAGCTGTTTGCCAGCCTGGACATCGACAAGGACGGCAAAGTCTCGCAGGACGAGTTCGTTGCTGGGCGTCCGAAGGATATGAGCGAGAGCGATGCGGAAAACCTGTTCATGAGCCTTGATATGCAAAACGCCGGCTCCCTGACCAAGGATCAGCTCGCCGAGGGTCTCGATGCCCTGAAATCGTCGGATGCCTCAGCCGCCGATATGTTGTCGCTGGAGCCCGATACGAGCGACACCAGTCCAACGGATGCCGCGACACTTGCTAAAGATCAGGCGCTGGACGTCTTGCTGAACGACATGCAGGATCCGCCGTCGCTTTATCAGAATACTTACGGTCAGTATGACCCGGATCAAACGGATGTCGTCGCCGCGTGA
- a CDS encoding tyrosine phosphatase family protein yields MTAIVISPLARIAEMAVHHGAREMISLMAKEHSFHRPAVIQADRHLLLNMNDISFAGTGDLVAPQETHVRAIIDFATGWDRSAPLLIHCWMGVSRSPAAALIAALAVHPEEDDLVLVRRLRASSPFATPNARLVAIGDDMLGRRGRLVAAVKEIGRGADADGNAPFMLPLADSSTGALKNGDSVAQSPLASQQ; encoded by the coding sequence GTGACCGCGATCGTCATATCGCCGCTTGCGCGCATCGCCGAAATGGCCGTTCACCATGGCGCGCGCGAAATGATCAGCCTGATGGCCAAGGAACACAGCTTCCACCGTCCCGCGGTCATTCAGGCGGATCGGCATCTGCTGCTCAATATGAACGACATCAGCTTTGCCGGAACCGGCGATCTCGTCGCTCCCCAGGAGACACATGTTCGCGCCATCATCGATTTCGCGACTGGCTGGGATCGCAGCGCGCCCTTGCTCATCCATTGCTGGATGGGCGTCTCACGCTCGCCGGCGGCAGCACTGATCGCGGCCTTAGCCGTTCACCCGGAGGAGGACGACCTTGTGCTGGTGCGCCGCCTGCGCGCGAGCTCGCCATTCGCCACGCCGAATGCCCGACTCGTTGCCATCGGCGACGACATGCTTGGACGCCGGGGGCGGCTGGTTGCTGCAGTCAAAGAGATCGGCCGTGGCGCGGATGCTGACGGCAATGCGCCTTTCATGCTGCCCTTGGCCGACTCGAGCACTGGCGCTTTAAAAAACGGAGACAGCGTTGCGCAATCTCCGCTCGCTTCACAGCAATGA
- a CDS encoding YfbR-like 5'-deoxynucleotidase, with protein MTSVTTARAWQRMLSGRRLDLLDPSPLDVEISDIAHGLARVARWNGQTAGDHAFSVAQHSLVVEAIFRHLNPATPDELLAALLHDAPEYVIGDMISPFKSVVGGDYKVVEKRLEAAIYRRFALPPHCAPKLKEKIKKADTISAYFEATLLAGFTPDEARKFFGQPRDITREMLPIDPMPAIEAQRLFLKRFEAIEAERVTMRVGA; from the coding sequence ATGACATCGGTGACGACCGCGCGCGCCTGGCAGCGCATGTTATCCGGGCGCAGGCTCGACCTTCTCGATCCCTCGCCGCTCGACGTCGAGATCAGCGACATTGCGCATGGGCTTGCCCGTGTCGCGCGCTGGAATGGACAGACCGCCGGCGACCATGCCTTTTCGGTGGCGCAACACAGCCTTGTCGTCGAGGCGATCTTTCGCCATCTCAATCCGGCAACGCCCGACGAACTGCTTGCCGCCTTGCTGCATGACGCACCGGAATATGTGATCGGCGACATGATCTCTCCGTTCAAGTCCGTCGTGGGCGGCGATTACAAGGTCGTGGAGAAGCGACTCGAGGCGGCAATCTACCGGCGCTTCGCCCTGCCCCCGCATTGCGCGCCAAAGCTCAAGGAAAAGATCAAGAAGGCCGATACGATCTCGGCCTATTTCGAGGCGACGCTGCTTGCCGGCTTCACGCCCGATGAAGCCCGCAAATTCTTCGGCCAGCCGCGCGACATCACACGCGAGATGCTACCGATCGACCCCATGCCGGCAATCGAAGCACAACGGCTGTTCCTCAAGCGCTTCGAGGCGATCGAGGCAGAGCGCGTTACCATGAGGGTTGGAGCGTGA
- the ygfZ gene encoding CAF17-like 4Fe-4S cluster assembly/insertion protein YgfZ, which produces MPAVFLRERSFIRIAGAEAETFLHNLITTDLASLGTDEARPGALLTPQGKILFDFMIWRDGPDFLLETDTAQRESLLKRLTMYRLRAKVDFVAEEMQGVTVVWGDATGDSPKDSRFARAGIVLTRTPGEHGSDPEILYDALRIDNGIAVSGRDFVLQEAFPHDVLMDLNGGLGFRKGCYIGQEVVSRMHHRGTARRRVVIVNGSAELPPSGTELTVGSKPIGTLGSTVGNMGLAIIRIDRAGEAIAEEVPIKAGEVDVTVSLPTWSGLSFPTRADEASA; this is translated from the coding sequence ATGCCAGCCGTATTCCTTAGAGAGCGCTCCTTCATCCGCATTGCCGGCGCGGAGGCGGAGACATTCCTGCACAATCTCATCACCACCGACCTTGCCTCGCTCGGCACCGACGAGGCGCGCCCAGGCGCGCTGCTGACGCCACAGGGCAAGATCCTGTTCGACTTCATGATCTGGCGGGATGGCCCTGACTTTCTGCTCGAAACGGACACGGCGCAGCGGGAGAGCCTGCTCAAACGGCTCACCATGTATCGCCTGCGCGCCAAGGTCGATTTCGTCGCGGAGGAGATGCAGGGCGTCACGGTCGTATGGGGAGATGCCACGGGCGACAGTCCCAAGGACAGCCGCTTCGCAAGGGCGGGAATTGTGCTGACCCGGACGCCCGGCGAGCACGGCAGCGATCCCGAGATACTTTATGACGCGCTGCGTATCGACAACGGCATCGCCGTTTCCGGCCGCGATTTCGTATTGCAGGAAGCGTTCCCGCATGATGTGCTGATGGATCTGAATGGCGGGCTGGGCTTCCGCAAGGGCTGCTATATCGGCCAGGAAGTGGTTTCCCGCATGCATCATCGCGGAACGGCGCGCAGGCGTGTCGTCATCGTCAACGGCAGCGCCGAGTTGCCGCCCTCCGGCACGGAATTGACTGTCGGCAGCAAGCCGATTGGAACGCTCGGCTCGACCGTCGGCAATATGGGCCTAGCCATCATCCGCATAGACCGGGCCGGTGAAGCCATTGCCGAAGAGGTTCCGATAAAGGCTGGTGAGGTCGACGTCACCGTGTCTCTTCCGACCTGGTCCGGCCTCTCCTTCCCCACCCGCGCCGATGAGGCGTCGGCATGA
- a CDS encoding TIGR02301 family protein: protein MIHNSLGRPLLICIALAAAFPAAAQPAASAPPAQAADNANAEQPAPYDEQLSRLSEILGSIDYLRNLCSPTQEDGWRGDMQHLLDTETKSEPKRKERLTAAFNRGYRSFASVYTNCTPQARTAEERYRNEGATLATEITARFGN from the coding sequence ATGATTCATAACAGCCTTGGCCGACCTCTTCTGATCTGCATCGCGCTTGCCGCAGCCTTTCCCGCTGCCGCACAGCCAGCAGCAAGTGCGCCGCCGGCACAGGCTGCCGATAATGCGAATGCCGAGCAGCCGGCACCCTATGACGAGCAGCTTTCCCGGCTTTCCGAAATTCTCGGTTCGATCGACTATCTGCGCAATCTATGCAGCCCGACGCAGGAAGACGGATGGCGCGGCGACATGCAGCACTTGCTCGACACGGAGACCAAGAGCGAGCCGAAACGAAAGGAAAGGCTCACTGCGGCTTTCAACCGTGGATATCGGTCCTTCGCATCGGTTTACACGAATTGCACGCCGCAGGCCCGCACCGCGGAAGAGCGATACCGTAACGAAGGTGCAACACTGGCGACAGAAATCACCGCACGCTTTGGAAATTGA
- a CDS encoding NUDIX hydrolase, giving the protein MTSNPRPASSAILQRNGRFLLVLRSNPPSADMYAFPGGRAEEGETPADAALREFKEETGISARNPRLFETYDLRSHAADGTLTSHFLLSVFLVDADEDAVAEAADDAAAIGWYTLEEVRTLPVPASVLECVERLAAENA; this is encoded by the coding sequence ATGACCTCCAATCCTCGCCCTGCCTCCTCGGCCATTCTCCAACGCAACGGCCGCTTCCTGCTGGTGTTGCGCAGCAATCCCCCGTCTGCCGATATGTACGCCTTTCCGGGAGGACGGGCCGAAGAAGGAGAGACACCGGCTGACGCGGCACTGCGTGAGTTCAAAGAAGAGACGGGCATATCTGCGCGCAATCCCCGCCTGTTCGAGACGTACGACCTGCGCTCCCACGCGGCGGACGGAACACTGACGAGCCACTTCCTGCTCTCGGTCTTTCTTGTGGATGCCGATGAGGATGCGGTCGCCGAAGCTGCCGACGATGCGGCTGCCATTGGTTGGTACACGCTGGAGGAGGTGCGCACCCTGCCCGTTCCCGCCAGTGTGCTCGAGTGCGTGGAACGGCTTGCTGCAGAAAACGCATAG
- a CDS encoding SOS response-associated peptidase, translating into MCGRFALTSTADHVGEALGVLLNEAFPARYNIAPTQPILVVISGDRQRPGSNLPDRRALLVRWGFMPDWVKDPKDFPLLINARAETAIGKASFRAAMRHRRILIPASGFYEWHRPPKESGEKPQAYWIRPRSGGVIAFAGLMETWSSADGSEVDTGAILTTAANSAIRSIHDRMPVVIKPEDFARWLDCKTQEPRDVLGLMKPVQEDFFEAIPVSDRVNKVANMGPDVQTPVVLDPVRKPPKKADPDDGQLSLL; encoded by the coding sequence ATGTGCGGACGTTTCGCTTTGACATCAACGGCAGATCACGTGGGGGAAGCGCTCGGCGTCCTGCTGAACGAGGCTTTTCCCGCGCGCTACAATATCGCGCCGACGCAGCCGATCCTTGTCGTGATATCGGGCGATCGGCAGCGACCGGGAAGCAACCTGCCGGATCGTCGCGCCCTGCTCGTGCGCTGGGGCTTCATGCCCGACTGGGTGAAGGACCCCAAGGATTTCCCGCTTCTGATCAATGCGAGGGCGGAAACGGCGATCGGCAAGGCTTCCTTCCGCGCGGCCATGCGCCATCGCCGCATCCTCATCCCAGCATCCGGCTTCTACGAATGGCACCGGCCGCCGAAGGAAAGCGGTGAGAAGCCGCAAGCCTACTGGATTCGCCCCCGCAGTGGCGGCGTCATCGCTTTTGCCGGGTTGATGGAAACCTGGTCGTCGGCCGACGGTTCGGAAGTCGATACGGGTGCGATCCTGACGACGGCGGCAAACAGCGCCATTCGATCCATTCATGACCGCATGCCCGTCGTCATCAAGCCGGAGGATTTTGCCCGCTGGCTCGATTGCAAGACGCAGGAGCCTCGCGATGTCCTTGGTCTGATGAAGCCGGTCCAGGAGGATTTTTTCGAGGCGATCCCGGTTTCGGATCGCGTCAACAAGGTTGCCAATATGGGGCCGGATGTGCAGACACCCGTGGTACTCGATCCGGTCAGGAAACCGCCGAAGAAGGCGGATCCGGACGATGGCCAGCTAAGTCTTCTCTGA
- the pssA gene encoding CDP-diacylglycerol--serine O-phosphatidyltransferase — protein MKTPFPPFEPHGPNDEARGPRLREIPLRLIVPNMITVLAICSGLTGIRLAFENRYELAVVAVLVAAFLDGIDGRVARLMKATSKFGAQMDSLADIVNFGVAPALVVYVFLLDQARSLGWIAALIYTIAAGLRLARFNVMAEREHKASWQSEYFVGVPAPAGAMLVLAPVYLGFLGLTPDRTFALWGAAYTVLIGFLLVSRLPVWSGKSEGNGVRRDLVLPIMLGLVVYVALLMSYTWHVMVVTVVIYLLSLPFGARSWAKKYGTYTINGPADPNVDDSNDDIGRHI, from the coding sequence ATGAAGACGCCTTTTCCGCCTTTCGAGCCACACGGACCCAACGACGAAGCACGCGGACCGCGTCTCCGGGAAATTCCGTTGCGGCTGATCGTGCCGAACATGATCACCGTGCTGGCAATCTGCTCGGGTCTGACGGGCATTCGCCTCGCTTTCGAAAATCGCTACGAACTCGCCGTCGTGGCCGTGCTGGTCGCTGCCTTCCTCGACGGCATCGACGGGCGCGTCGCGCGACTGATGAAGGCCACCTCGAAATTCGGCGCGCAGATGGATTCGCTCGCCGACATCGTCAATTTCGGCGTTGCCCCGGCGCTCGTCGTCTACGTTTTCCTGCTCGACCAGGCCCGCTCGCTTGGCTGGATCGCGGCGCTGATCTACACGATCGCTGCCGGGCTGCGGCTCGCCCGCTTCAACGTCATGGCCGAGCGCGAGCACAAGGCGTCTTGGCAATCGGAATATTTCGTCGGCGTACCCGCGCCTGCCGGCGCCATGCTGGTGCTGGCGCCTGTTTATCTCGGCTTTCTCGGCCTGACGCCGGACCGCACCTTCGCCTTATGGGGTGCCGCTTACACCGTTCTCATCGGCTTCCTGCTGGTCAGCCGCCTGCCCGTATGGTCCGGCAAATCGGAAGGCAATGGCGTAAGGCGCGATCTGGTGCTGCCGATCATGCTCGGCCTTGTCGTCTATGTCGCGTTGCTGATGAGCTATACGTGGCATGTCATGGTCGTGACCGTCGTCATCTATCTGCTGTCCCTGCCCTTCGGCGCACGCTCCTGGGCGAAGAAATACGGCACCTATACCATCAACGGCCCCGCCGATCCCAATGTCGACGATTCCAACGACGATATCGGCCGGCATATCTAG
- a CDS encoding phosphatidylserine decarboxylase: MSLMNSVRNVIVPIHKEGYPFVAGFFVASLVLGWIFKPLFWIGLILTLWCAYFFRDPERMTPQDDDLAISPADGKVSSVQMVTPPAELNLGSQPMLRISIFMNVFDCHVNRSPMRGRITNVSYRQGSFLNAELDKASEQNERNGLVIETKHGEIGVVQIAGLVARRILCFVHPNEPLDAGERIGLIRFGSRLDVFLPEGASSRVAVGQRAIAGETVIAEFGSAKGATLSRRS, from the coding sequence ATGAGCTTGATGAACAGCGTACGCAACGTCATCGTTCCCATACACAAGGAGGGCTATCCCTTCGTTGCAGGCTTCTTCGTCGCGTCGCTGGTGCTCGGTTGGATCTTCAAGCCGCTCTTCTGGATCGGTCTGATCCTGACGCTATGGTGCGCCTATTTCTTCCGCGATCCCGAACGCATGACGCCCCAGGACGATGATCTGGCGATATCACCTGCCGACGGCAAGGTTTCGAGCGTGCAGATGGTGACGCCGCCGGCCGAGCTCAATCTCGGCAGCCAGCCGATGCTGCGCATCTCGATCTTCATGAACGTCTTCGATTGCCATGTGAACCGTTCGCCGATGCGCGGCCGCATCACCAACGTCTCCTATCGCCAGGGCAGCTTCCTCAATGCCGAACTCGACAAGGCCAGCGAACAGAACGAGCGCAACGGCCTTGTGATCGAAACGAAACATGGCGAAATCGGCGTCGTGCAGATTGCCGGCCTCGTTGCCCGCCGCATTCTTTGCTTCGTCCATCCGAACGAGCCGTTGGATGCCGGCGAGCGCATCGGCCTCATCCGCTTCGGCTCGCGCCTCGATGTCTTCCTGCCGGAAGGTGCTTCGTCGCGCGTCGCCGTCGGCCAGCGCGCGATCGCCGGCGAAACCGTCATTGCCGAATTCGGCTCGGCCAAGGGCGCAACCCTTAGCCGCCGCAGCTGA
- a CDS encoding acid phosphatase, with protein sequence MRTFAKALSLLLVVGLASPVFAEDAKPFTDAKEINLLDLLPPPPANDSAQMKAELGEILTIQVTRTPEMAARAVADAEENVWRFSDVIDNPKFTKENLPKFSAFFDRVVETEGAVVDPAKDVWKRLRPHLYSDLVKPIVPLSKSGSYPSGHTTVGTLMGIVLANMVPEKRAAIMARAWEYGHNRIVGGIHYASDIEAGRIAGTVIAETIMTHEDYKTEYEGAKAELRAALGL encoded by the coding sequence ATGCGTACTTTTGCCAAAGCTTTAAGCCTGTTGCTCGTTGTCGGCCTGGCCTCGCCGGTTTTCGCCGAAGATGCCAAGCCTTTCACCGATGCAAAGGAGATCAACCTCCTCGATCTGCTGCCGCCTCCGCCGGCCAATGATTCCGCGCAGATGAAGGCCGAGCTCGGCGAAATCCTAACGATCCAGGTGACTCGCACGCCGGAAATGGCGGCTCGCGCAGTGGCCGACGCGGAAGAGAACGTCTGGCGCTTCTCCGACGTCATCGACAATCCGAAATTCACCAAGGAAAACCTGCCGAAGTTTTCGGCCTTCTTCGATCGCGTCGTCGAGACCGAAGGCGCCGTCGTCGATCCCGCCAAGGATGTCTGGAAGCGTCTGCGCCCGCATCTCTACAGCGATCTGGTCAAGCCGATCGTACCGCTCTCCAAGTCCGGCTCCTATCCGTCCGGCCACACCACGGTCGGCACGCTGATGGGCATCGTGCTTGCCAACATGGTGCCGGAAAAGCGCGCCGCCATCATGGCTCGCGCCTGGGAATACGGCCATAATCGTATCGTCGGCGGCATCCACTATGCTTCCGATATCGAAGCCGGCCGCATTGCAGGCACCGTCATCGCCGAAACCATCATGACGCATGAGGACTACAAGACCGAGTATGAGGGCGCCAAGGCTGAACTGCGCGCCGCTCTCGGCCTCTGA
- a CDS encoding ABCB family ABC transporter ATP-binding protein/permease has protein sequence MAGQKKTISADSSNPLNTIVNLWPYMWPSGRMDLKMRVVWATVFLLVSKFFLLLVPYFFKWSVDALNGKLDMQGILPTFLVGAIALIIATNATRLIQLGLNQLRDALFASVGQYAVRQLAYRTFVHMHELSLRFHLERKTGGLSRIIERGTKGIETIVRFTILNTFPTFIEFLLTAIIFWRGYGFSYLAVTAVTVWLYIWFTVKASDWRISIRRTMNNSDTDANTKAIDSLLNFETVKYFGNEEMEARRFDQSMERYEKAATSVWTSLGWLNFGQGLIFGLGTTVMMVMSGWSVLNGQHTVGDFVFINAMLLQLSVPLNFIGFVYREIRQGLTDIEEMFDLLEVKPEVVDAPDAKELVIGNGAIAFKDVHFAYDPARPILKGISFEVPAGKTVAVVGPSGAGKSTLSRLLYRFYDVQDGTITIDGQDLRTVTQKSLRKVIGMVPQDTVLFNDTIAYNIRYGRPGASEAEVTGAAEIAQIGDFIRQLPEGFETKVGERGLKLSGGEKQRVAIARTVLKSPPVLILDEATSALDTTTEREIQAALDVVSKNRTTLVIAHRLSTVIGADEIIVLKSGVIAERGTHAELLARNGLYASMWSRQREATQAEEHLKQVRENDDLGVVDRLAPAS, from the coding sequence ATGGCAGGCCAGAAGAAAACCATATCGGCGGATTCCAGCAATCCATTGAACACCATCGTCAATCTCTGGCCCTATATGTGGCCGAGCGGGCGCATGGATTTGAAGATGCGGGTGGTCTGGGCGACCGTTTTCCTGCTGGTCTCGAAATTCTTCCTGCTGCTGGTCCCCTACTTCTTCAAATGGTCCGTCGATGCGCTGAACGGCAAGCTCGACATGCAAGGCATACTGCCTACGTTCCTCGTCGGCGCCATCGCCTTGATCATCGCCACGAACGCGACACGCCTGATCCAGCTCGGCCTCAATCAGCTGCGCGACGCGCTGTTTGCAAGCGTCGGCCAATATGCGGTGCGCCAGCTCGCCTACAGGACCTTCGTGCACATGCACGAGCTGTCGCTGCGTTTTCATCTGGAGCGCAAGACAGGCGGCCTCTCTCGCATCATCGAGCGCGGCACCAAGGGCATCGAGACGATCGTCCGCTTCACGATCCTCAACACCTTTCCGACCTTCATCGAATTCCTGCTGACGGCCATCATCTTCTGGCGCGGTTATGGCTTTTCCTATCTCGCGGTCACGGCCGTCACGGTCTGGCTCTACATCTGGTTCACCGTCAAGGCGAGCGACTGGCGCATCTCCATCCGCCGGACGATGAACAACAGCGACACCGACGCCAACACCAAAGCGATCGATTCGCTGCTGAACTTCGAGACGGTCAAATATTTTGGCAATGAGGAGATGGAAGCCAGACGCTTCGATCAATCGATGGAGCGATATGAAAAGGCAGCCACCAGCGTCTGGACGTCACTTGGCTGGCTGAACTTCGGCCAAGGCTTGATCTTTGGCCTCGGCACGACAGTGATGATGGTCATGTCCGGGTGGTCGGTCCTCAACGGCCAACACACGGTTGGCGATTTCGTCTTCATCAACGCCATGCTGCTGCAGCTCTCCGTGCCGCTCAACTTCATCGGCTTCGTCTATCGCGAAATACGCCAGGGCCTGACCGATATCGAGGAAATGTTCGACCTGCTCGAGGTCAAGCCCGAGGTGGTCGATGCGCCTGACGCCAAGGAGCTCGTCATCGGCAATGGCGCGATCGCGTTCAAGGACGTGCATTTCGCCTATGATCCGGCACGGCCGATCCTGAAGGGCATCTCCTTCGAGGTGCCGGCAGGCAAGACGGTCGCCGTGGTCGGGCCTTCGGGCGCCGGAAAATCGACACTGTCGCGGCTCCTCTATCGTTTCTACGATGTGCAGGACGGCACGATCACCATCGACGGCCAGGACCTGCGAACCGTCACGCAGAAGAGCCTGCGAAAAGTCATCGGCATGGTGCCGCAGGATACCGTACTCTTTAACGACACCATTGCCTACAACATCCGCTATGGCCGGCCGGGCGCGAGCGAAGCGGAAGTGACTGGAGCAGCGGAGATCGCCCAGATCGGCGATTTCATCCGTCAGCTGCCCGAAGGTTTCGAGACCAAGGTCGGCGAACGCGGCCTCAAATTGTCTGGCGGCGAGAAACAGCGCGTGGCGATCGCGCGCACCGTTCTCAAATCGCCGCCGGTTCTGATCCTCGACGAGGCGACCTCGGCGCTCGATACGACGACCGAGCGCGAAATACAGGCCGCCCTCGACGTCGTCTCCAAGAACCGCACGACGCTTGTCATCGCGCATCGGCTGTCGACCGTCATCGGCGCGGATGAGATCATCGTGCTGAAAAGCGGCGTCATCGCCGAGCGCGGAACGCATGCCGAGCTGCTGGCGCGGAACGGGCTTTATGCGTCCATGTGGAGCCGTCAGCGTGAAGCGACGCAGGCCGAAGAGCATCTGAAGCAGGTGCGCGAGAACGACGATCTCGGCGTTGTCGACCGACTGGCGCCGGCAAGCTGA